A portion of the Pseudarthrobacter sp. L1SW genome contains these proteins:
- a CDS encoding MFS transporter gives MSTQQTAAVSESAQTRRAVSNILKGSAGNLVEWYDLYVYTVFAAYFQSHFFNSKDDLQAGLEAMAVFSTSFLMRPIGAWFFGRYADRKGRKAALTLSVTLMSAGSFAIAILPTTEQVGVWALILLILIRLVQGFSVGGEYGTSATYMSEAATSRRRGLFSSFQYVTLIGGQMLALLVLVILQNAMPKEDLTEWGWRIPFALGGVAALVVLWLRRSMEETVSEEQVQAAKTPAGIGVAQPGTMKLLFTQYWKPLLVCIGVTLGGTVAFYTYTNFILKFMNDTSGIAKTDTSVINFWALFIFMLLQPVYGMISDKVGRKPLLLWFGITGVLFTWPLLSTLSNTKDPFTAFLLMMGGLVIVGGYTSINALVKAELFPASIRALGVGLGYAIANSLFGGTVPLIGAAFQKAERVDLFFTYVTVAIALSLLVYIFALKNKKATHLDQEQGHAWVQERKDGDKDGDKDKDLLGV, from the coding sequence ATGAGCACCCAGCAAACGGCGGCTGTGAGTGAGTCGGCCCAGACCCGGCGGGCGGTCAGCAACATCCTCAAGGGCTCTGCCGGCAACCTGGTGGAGTGGTACGACCTGTACGTCTACACGGTCTTCGCCGCGTACTTCCAGTCCCACTTCTTCAACTCCAAGGACGACCTCCAGGCGGGCCTGGAAGCGATGGCCGTCTTCTCGACGTCGTTCCTCATGCGGCCCATCGGCGCCTGGTTCTTCGGCAGGTACGCAGACCGCAAGGGCCGCAAGGCCGCTCTGACCCTCAGCGTGACCCTGATGTCCGCGGGGTCGTTCGCCATCGCCATCCTGCCCACAACGGAGCAGGTGGGCGTCTGGGCACTGATCCTGCTGATCCTGATCCGCCTGGTCCAGGGCTTCTCGGTGGGCGGCGAGTACGGCACCAGCGCCACCTACATGTCGGAGGCCGCAACGTCCAGGCGACGCGGCTTGTTCTCCAGCTTCCAGTACGTCACCCTGATCGGCGGCCAGATGCTGGCCCTGCTGGTCCTGGTGATCCTGCAGAACGCCATGCCCAAGGAAGACCTGACGGAATGGGGCTGGCGGATTCCGTTTGCCCTGGGCGGCGTCGCGGCCCTTGTGGTCCTCTGGCTCCGGCGCTCAATGGAAGAGACCGTTTCGGAGGAGCAGGTCCAGGCGGCAAAGACCCCGGCCGGGATTGGAGTTGCCCAGCCCGGCACCATGAAGCTGCTGTTCACCCAGTACTGGAAGCCGCTGCTGGTCTGCATCGGCGTCACCCTCGGCGGCACCGTGGCGTTCTACACCTACACCAACTTCATCCTGAAGTTCATGAACGATACCTCCGGCATCGCCAAGACCGACACCTCGGTGATCAACTTCTGGGCGCTGTTCATCTTCATGCTCCTGCAGCCGGTGTACGGCATGATTTCGGACAAGGTGGGCCGCAAGCCGCTGCTGCTGTGGTTCGGCATCACCGGCGTCCTGTTCACCTGGCCGCTGCTCTCCACCCTGTCCAACACCAAGGACCCCTTCACGGCCTTCCTGCTGATGATGGGTGGCCTGGTGATCGTGGGCGGCTACACCTCCATCAACGCCCTGGTGAAGGCCGAACTGTTCCCGGCCTCCATCCGCGCCCTTGGAGTCGGCCTGGGTTACGCGATTGCGAACTCGCTGTTCGGCGGGACCGTTCCGCTCATCGGCGCAGCCTTCCAGAAGGCCGAGCGGGTTGACCTGTTCTTCACTTACGTCACCGTGGCCATTGCCCTCTCGCTGCTGGTGTACATCTTTGCGCTGAAGAACAAGAAGGCAACCCACCTGGACCAGGAGCAGGGCCATGCGTGGGTGCAGGAGCGCAAGGACGGCGACAAGGACGGCGACAAGGACAAGGACCTGCTGGGCGTCTAG
- a CDS encoding serpin family protein, which yields MGLAGCAAPAPPPAPPELLRADGVERVSVDRADYAAELRSFRASALVLGGALLADGGDGASGNVVSSPGSLLIALAMLRAGAAGGTAAEMDSVLRFPAGKRDEAMNSVLRSLEKFDGDPGTVDEDNPPRRPVMHPANGLFVDKGVPTGQSFLDTLARHYGTGVYPVDFSDEAATKPAMDAWVNRNTGGRIKEAPAQYDPDNTFSLLNSLYFASAWSTPFDPNATSDLPFTTAAGEEIAAPAMHNELMMKYAEGAGWQGVDLPYADGFVMRLVLPAETSPPADTAASTDAPAPAAFAAEKLTEIADTFDAAQPASVRIQLPRWDHRSSFDLRKVFEALGLEQMLGTTEDFNSIQPQMMITQAAQAANITVAEKGTIAAAVTQMNGMATSAPPEPERTIDFDRPFHYQIVHVETGLPLFMGTVADPR from the coding sequence ATGGGACTGGCAGGGTGTGCGGCGCCTGCCCCGCCTCCGGCTCCGCCGGAGCTCCTCAGGGCCGACGGCGTCGAGCGGGTCTCGGTGGACCGTGCGGACTACGCCGCTGAACTGCGCTCCTTCCGGGCTTCAGCGCTCGTCCTCGGAGGGGCGTTGCTGGCCGACGGCGGCGACGGCGCCAGCGGGAACGTGGTGTCCTCGCCGGGGAGCCTCCTGATTGCCCTCGCCATGCTCCGTGCGGGTGCCGCCGGCGGGACCGCGGCCGAGATGGACAGCGTCCTGCGATTTCCCGCCGGGAAGCGCGATGAGGCCATGAACTCGGTCCTCCGCTCCCTCGAAAAGTTCGACGGTGACCCCGGCACCGTGGATGAGGACAACCCGCCGCGGAGACCGGTCATGCACCCGGCTAACGGGCTGTTCGTCGATAAGGGCGTGCCTACCGGGCAGTCCTTCCTGGACACGCTGGCCCGGCACTATGGAACCGGCGTATATCCCGTGGATTTCAGCGATGAGGCTGCAACGAAGCCCGCCATGGATGCCTGGGTGAACAGGAACACCGGCGGCCGGATCAAGGAAGCCCCGGCGCAGTACGACCCCGACAACACCTTCAGCCTGCTCAACTCCTTGTACTTCGCCTCCGCCTGGAGCACGCCGTTCGATCCGAACGCCACCTCCGACCTGCCCTTCACAACGGCCGCGGGCGAGGAAATCGCTGCGCCGGCCATGCACAACGAACTCATGATGAAGTATGCGGAAGGGGCCGGCTGGCAGGGTGTGGATCTTCCCTATGCCGACGGTTTCGTCATGCGGCTGGTCCTGCCCGCGGAGACCTCCCCTCCAGCTGACACAGCTGCTTCCACCGACGCTCCCGCCCCTGCGGCCTTCGCAGCGGAGAAACTGACGGAAATCGCGGACACGTTTGATGCGGCCCAGCCTGCGTCAGTCCGGATCCAGCTGCCGCGCTGGGACCACAGGTCCAGTTTTGACCTCCGCAAGGTCTTCGAGGCGCTGGGCCTGGAACAGATGCTCGGCACCACAGAGGACTTCAACAGCATCCAGCCGCAGATGATGATCACCCAGGCCGCGCAGGCTGCCAACATCACGGTGGCCGAAAAGGGCACCATTGCCGCCGCGGTGACCCAGATGAATGGAATGGCCACCAGTGCCCCGCCGGAGCCCGAGCGGACCATCGATTTCGACCGTCCGTTCCACTACCAGATCGTCCACGTCGAAACCGGGCTGCCGCTGTTCATGGGAACTGTGGCCGACCCGAGGTGA
- a CDS encoding TAXI family TRAP transporter solute-binding subunit: MPDFRLSPPSRREALRAGVAAGLAGLLLPALAACSQEDSPEAVTVAGGEPGGFYLEFATLLAASLQRHGVARHATALTTGGSLDNLGLLVGGQATFAVALADAAAQREAGKGPSDAGITALGRVYENYVHCVVRRSSGIRGIAELAGRTVAVGEPGSGTSLTTPRLLEAAGLGSVAAGGGAARADAGADAGQAVTVLNLGLNDGLAALREGSVDALFWSGGVPTAAIAAAHDDVGLSFLDLSPLLPALRSKYGVFYDRVLIPAGAYDGVPAVWTVGVTNLLLCRGDLDARTVKRSVELLVGHAEELIPRSSLGVQFLSPDSLINTAGIPLHPAAADAYRELHG; this comes from the coding sequence ATGCCTGACTTTCGCCTTAGCCCGCCGTCGAGACGCGAAGCCCTCAGGGCCGGCGTGGCCGCAGGGCTTGCCGGACTGCTGCTGCCGGCGCTTGCCGCCTGCAGCCAGGAGGACAGCCCGGAGGCTGTCACTGTTGCGGGCGGCGAACCGGGCGGCTTCTACCTGGAGTTTGCCACCCTGCTTGCCGCGTCCCTGCAGCGCCACGGCGTGGCCCGGCATGCCACTGCGCTGACCACCGGCGGCAGCCTGGACAACCTCGGGCTCCTCGTTGGCGGGCAAGCCACGTTCGCCGTCGCCCTGGCTGATGCCGCCGCGCAGAGGGAAGCAGGGAAGGGCCCGTCCGACGCCGGCATCACGGCCCTCGGGCGCGTGTACGAGAACTACGTCCATTGCGTGGTCCGGAGGTCCAGCGGCATCCGGGGCATTGCGGAGCTGGCCGGCAGGACGGTGGCTGTGGGCGAGCCAGGTTCGGGGACGTCCCTCACCACTCCCCGCCTCCTTGAGGCTGCCGGGCTTGGTTCCGTCGCCGCCGGCGGCGGGGCCGCGAGGGCGGATGCCGGGGCGGATGCCGGACAAGCCGTCACCGTCCTGAACCTGGGACTCAATGACGGCCTCGCGGCGCTGCGCGAGGGGTCAGTGGACGCCCTTTTCTGGTCCGGGGGCGTTCCCACGGCCGCCATCGCGGCGGCCCATGACGACGTGGGCCTCAGTTTCCTGGACCTTTCCCCGTTGCTGCCGGCGCTGCGGTCGAAGTACGGCGTTTTCTATGACCGGGTCCTGATTCCGGCGGGAGCCTACGATGGGGTCCCTGCCGTCTGGACGGTGGGGGTGACCAACCTGCTGCTGTGCCGGGGCGACCTGGACGCCCGCACTGTGAAACGGAGCGTGGAACTGCTGGTGGGCCACGCGGAGGAGCTCATCCCCCGCTCGAGCCTGGGAGTCCAGTTCCTGAGCCCGGATTCCCTGATCAACACGGCCGGCATTCCGCTGCACCCGGCGGCGGCGGACGCTTACCGCGAGCTGCACGGGTGA
- a CDS encoding helix-turn-helix transcriptional regulator, translating into MQFFTYSLEMSPGSWNREAAPPQPSAASAGLDVISLGRRVRHLRKQAGLTLDDLSAAVGTAPSQLSLIENGKREPKLGLLQHLASALNVSIDQLLGAEPPSRRAALEIELERYQRSSLYGTLNLPRIRISSRLPLDVLETQVGLLHELERKMNEQVATPEEARRANGELRAMMRERGNYFPEYEAEAQKVLKGVGYTTGPLSQHVIADIAENLGFTLHHVGDLPHSTRSVTDLKNRRIYLTQNQRQDHDPRSVLLQALGHYVLGHETPKNYGDFLAQRVATNYFAAALLLPEKATLDFLQKAKAAKEIAVEDIRDAFAVSYETAAHRFTNLATQHLGITTHFQKTHQSGIIYKAYENDGVAFPQDHTGAIEGQPSCKAWTSRAVFDVPDKFSAYSQYTDTPSGTYWCTARTERSASGEFSLSIGVPYQHVKWFRGRETTARAKSTCPDPNCCKRPPAELASEWAGNAWPSARAHSHLLAAMPPGAFPGVDETEVYSFLQAHSGA; encoded by the coding sequence ATGCAGTTCTTCACGTATTCTTTAGAAATGTCGCCTGGAAGCTGGAACCGCGAAGCCGCACCGCCCCAACCGTCCGCAGCGTCTGCCGGACTGGACGTCATTAGCCTGGGCCGCCGGGTGCGCCATCTCCGCAAGCAGGCGGGACTGACCCTCGATGACCTCAGCGCCGCCGTCGGCACCGCGCCCAGCCAGCTGAGCCTGATCGAGAACGGTAAGCGGGAACCGAAGCTGGGGCTGCTGCAGCACCTGGCGTCCGCCCTCAACGTCAGCATCGACCAACTGCTTGGCGCCGAACCTCCTAGCCGCCGGGCCGCCCTGGAGATCGAGCTGGAACGTTATCAGCGCAGCTCGCTCTACGGGACGCTGAACCTGCCCAGGATCCGCATCAGCTCGCGGTTGCCGCTGGATGTGCTGGAGACCCAGGTGGGGCTGCTGCACGAGCTGGAGCGGAAGATGAACGAGCAGGTGGCTACCCCTGAGGAAGCACGCCGTGCGAACGGTGAGCTGCGGGCCATGATGCGCGAGCGCGGCAACTACTTCCCGGAATACGAGGCCGAGGCGCAAAAGGTACTCAAGGGGGTCGGCTACACCACCGGGCCGCTCAGCCAGCACGTCATCGCGGACATCGCCGAGAACCTCGGATTTACCCTGCACCACGTTGGCGACCTGCCGCATTCCACCCGGTCAGTCACGGATTTGAAGAACCGCAGAATTTACCTGACCCAGAACCAGCGCCAGGACCACGACCCCCGTTCGGTGCTGCTCCAGGCCTTGGGCCACTACGTGCTGGGGCACGAAACCCCGAAGAACTACGGCGACTTCCTGGCCCAGCGTGTGGCAACGAACTATTTCGCCGCAGCCCTCCTGCTGCCGGAAAAGGCAACCCTGGATTTTTTGCAGAAAGCCAAGGCTGCCAAGGAAATCGCCGTGGAGGACATCCGCGACGCCTTTGCGGTGTCCTACGAAACCGCGGCACACCGGTTCACCAACCTGGCCACCCAGCATCTGGGCATCACCACGCATTTCCAGAAGACGCACCAGAGCGGGATCATCTACAAGGCATACGAGAACGACGGCGTGGCGTTTCCCCAGGACCATACCGGCGCCATCGAGGGCCAGCCGTCGTGCAAGGCCTGGACATCCCGGGCAGTGTTCGACGTCCCGGACAAGTTCAGCGCCTACAGCCAGTACACGGACACGCCGTCGGGGACGTACTGGTGCACCGCCCGCACCGAACGGTCCGCCAGCGGCGAGTTCTCGTTGAGCATCGGGGTCCCGTACCAGCATGTGAAGTGGTTCCGCGGGCGAGAAACGACCGCGCGGGCGAAATCCACCTGCCCGGATCCGAACTGCTGCAAACGGCCGCCCGCCGAGCTCGCCTCTGAGTGGGCCGGCAACGCCTGGCCGTCGGCGCGCGCTCATTCGCACCTGCTCGCAGCCATGCCTCCAGGCGCCTTCCCCGGCGTCGATGAAACCGAGGTGTACAGCTTCCTGCAGGCGCACTCAGGAGCGTGA
- a CDS encoding response regulator transcription factor, with the protein MDVLIVEDDDAMASALGAAVVSAGHTSARVSRGADALLEHRRFGVILLDLGLPDMDGLEVLRKLRQVTDVPILILTARDDERSVVLGLRSGADDYLVKPVKLVELLARIEAVTRRAGRAPGNAQRRIVLGELEVDLERRLAVLGAHVLPLTATEFDLLALLASHAGSVVTREQILDALWGDAFLASSRSLDVHLTGLRSKLQLPGFIINVRGVGYRVEAGPA; encoded by the coding sequence ATGGATGTGCTGATCGTCGAGGACGACGACGCCATGGCATCCGCCCTCGGGGCGGCCGTGGTTTCCGCCGGACATACATCCGCCAGGGTTTCCCGGGGCGCCGATGCACTCCTGGAACACCGGCGCTTCGGCGTGATCCTGCTGGACCTGGGACTGCCCGACATGGACGGCCTGGAGGTACTCCGGAAGCTTCGGCAGGTCACGGACGTTCCCATCCTCATCCTCACAGCGCGCGACGACGAACGCAGCGTGGTCCTTGGCCTCCGTTCCGGGGCGGACGACTACCTCGTCAAGCCGGTAAAGCTGGTGGAGCTCCTGGCCCGTATCGAAGCCGTCACCAGGCGGGCCGGCCGCGCGCCCGGCAACGCGCAGCGGCGGATCGTGCTGGGGGAACTCGAGGTGGACCTCGAACGCCGCCTGGCAGTCCTCGGCGCGCACGTGCTCCCCCTGACCGCCACGGAATTCGACCTGCTGGCCCTATTGGCCAGCCATGCGGGGTCAGTTGTGACCCGGGAACAGATCCTGGACGCCCTGTGGGGCGATGCGTTCCTGGCCTCTTCGCGGTCACTGGACGTGCACCTGACCGGGCTCAGGTCCAAGCTGCAGCTGCCGGGGTTCATTATCAACGTCCGCGGGGTCGGCTACCGGGTCGAGGCGGGCCCTGCGTGA
- the aceA gene encoding isocitrate lyase, which translates to MTAAFEPTQQTPDQQAAALELEWAANPRWEGVTRDYSASDVVRLRGRVSEEHTLARRGSEKLWKQLTEEHKTGGYTNALGALTGNQAVQQVKAGLRAIYLSGWQVAADANNSGHTYPDQSLYPANSVPTVVRRINNALLRADQIEFSEGIQTVEDWLVPIVADAEAGFGGPLNAYELMKSMIQAGASGVHWEDQLASEKKCGHLGGKVLIPTQQHVRTLNAARLAADVAGTPSVVIARTDAEAATLITSDVDERDQEFILREGGQPVRTAEGFYKVRNGIEPCIARAKAYAPYSDLIWMETGTPDLELARKFAEAVKAEFPDQMLSYNCSPSFNWRKHLDDATIAKFQRELGAMGFTFQFITLAGFHALNYSMFDLAHGYAREGMSAYVELQEKEFASESRGYTATKHQREVGTGYFDDIATALNPNASTLALVGSTEEGQFH; encoded by the coding sequence ATGACTGCAGCATTTGAGCCCACCCAGCAGACGCCCGACCAGCAGGCCGCCGCCCTGGAGCTCGAGTGGGCCGCCAACCCCCGCTGGGAAGGTGTGACCCGGGACTACTCAGCTTCCGACGTCGTCCGCCTCCGCGGCCGCGTCTCCGAAGAACACACCCTGGCCCGCCGCGGTTCGGAGAAGCTGTGGAAGCAGCTCACCGAGGAGCACAAGACCGGCGGCTACACCAACGCCCTGGGCGCCCTCACCGGCAACCAGGCCGTGCAGCAGGTCAAGGCCGGGCTGCGGGCCATCTACCTTTCCGGCTGGCAGGTCGCCGCGGACGCGAACAACTCCGGCCACACGTACCCGGACCAGTCGCTCTACCCGGCCAACTCCGTTCCCACCGTGGTTCGCCGGATCAACAACGCCCTTCTGCGTGCCGATCAGATTGAGTTCTCCGAAGGCATCCAGACCGTCGAGGACTGGCTGGTCCCGATCGTCGCCGACGCAGAGGCCGGCTTCGGCGGCCCGCTGAACGCCTATGAGCTCATGAAATCCATGATCCAGGCCGGCGCCTCCGGTGTTCACTGGGAGGACCAGCTCGCCTCCGAGAAGAAGTGCGGGCACCTCGGCGGCAAGGTGCTGATCCCCACCCAGCAGCACGTCCGCACCCTGAACGCCGCCCGCCTCGCGGCCGACGTCGCCGGCACCCCGTCCGTGGTCATCGCCCGAACGGACGCAGAGGCAGCCACCCTGATCACCTCCGACGTCGACGAGCGGGACCAGGAATTCATCCTCCGCGAAGGGGGACAGCCGGTCCGCACCGCCGAGGGCTTCTACAAGGTCCGCAACGGCATCGAACCCTGCATCGCCCGCGCCAAGGCCTACGCCCCCTACTCGGACCTGATCTGGATGGAAACCGGCACCCCGGACCTGGAGCTGGCCCGCAAGTTCGCCGAAGCCGTCAAGGCGGAGTTCCCGGACCAGATGCTCTCCTACAACTGCTCGCCGTCGTTCAACTGGCGCAAGCACCTGGACGACGCCACCATCGCGAAGTTCCAGCGTGAACTCGGCGCCATGGGCTTCACCTTCCAGTTCATCACCCTGGCCGGCTTCCACGCCCTGAACTACTCGATGTTCGACCTCGCCCACGGCTACGCCCGGGAAGGCATGAGCGCCTACGTCGAGCTCCAGGAGAAGGAATTCGCCTCTGAGTCCCGCGGCTACACCGCAACCAAGCACCAGCGCGAAGTCGGCACCGGCTACTTCGACGACATCGCCACTGCGCTCAACCCGAACGCATCCACCCTCGCACTGGTCGGATCGACCGAAGAGGGCCAGTTCCACTAA
- a CDS encoding queuosine precursor transporter, giving the protein MPPAPGQNALPAAPSHPALRFASIGSPYFGIMLAVMAVVLILSNIGASKGVAIGPIITDGGFFLFPLAYILGDVISEVYGFKVARKAILTTFALSVFASLCYWAIIALPGFDDEFGTSKQAALEGALGPVPQIVLASLLAFLAGQTINSWILVRMKARTGEKSLWARIMGSSVAGEFVDTLIFCSIAAPVIGITDAATFVNYVLVGFVYKTLVEFILVPVTSLVIGWVKKREPSYGAPAAAVTNAA; this is encoded by the coding sequence ATGCCCCCAGCCCCAGGCCAGAACGCCCTGCCCGCAGCGCCTTCCCACCCCGCCCTTAGGTTTGCCTCGATCGGCTCCCCGTACTTCGGCATCATGCTGGCGGTCATGGCCGTTGTGCTGATCCTGTCCAACATCGGTGCGTCCAAGGGCGTGGCCATCGGGCCGATCATCACGGACGGCGGGTTCTTCCTCTTCCCGCTGGCCTACATCCTGGGCGACGTCATCAGCGAGGTCTACGGCTTCAAGGTGGCCCGCAAAGCCATCCTCACCACCTTCGCGCTGTCCGTCTTCGCGTCCCTCTGTTACTGGGCGATCATCGCCCTGCCCGGGTTCGATGACGAGTTCGGGACGTCCAAGCAGGCCGCCCTGGAGGGCGCCCTGGGGCCGGTGCCGCAGATCGTGCTGGCTTCGCTGCTGGCATTCCTCGCCGGGCAGACCATCAACTCCTGGATCCTGGTACGGATGAAGGCCCGCACCGGCGAGAAGTCCTTGTGGGCCCGCATCATGGGTTCGTCTGTGGCCGGCGAGTTCGTGGACACCCTGATCTTCTGCAGCATCGCCGCGCCTGTCATCGGGATCACCGACGCCGCCACCTTCGTGAACTACGTGCTGGTGGGCTTTGTGTACAAGACCCTGGTGGAGTTCATCCTGGTCCCGGTGACGTCCCTGGTGATCGGCTGGGTGAAGAAGCGGGAACCCAGCTACGGTGCCCCGGCGGCGGCCGTGACGAACGCCGCGTAG
- a CDS encoding HAMP domain-containing sensor histidine kinase, producing the protein MKLRVLGILSVLSILLVLIASNALLASASRELTQELQINRATALNRLAQVAFDAGTEGGDSTQLQAEMDRYSELYAEGVLIRLQQGTLRSGGLSEDRADVRNALARASLNLNDTTLAPLQPFGTGSEVISRSFGSASQVLGAAVLEVNQDAARQKLRERWLGVGLAAAALTAMLLIGAARVTRWVLRPVHRLNAAVAELETTGRSSRLPEEGPPELRELSRSFTAMAQSVSDSIEAQRQLIADTSHELRNPVGALRLRVDLLRLELETDREKAAASAVETELERVEEILDGVLRLAAAEHRAFEGSAGTPGGAPSRRHRPPIDPVPVLQEEAERAGPAARRAGAFIDFGKPPGQPALIACDAGDLAQMAGELLNNAIKYAGRARISVAVRVRGAAVVIEVFDDGPGLSSEERTAATQRFWRSPKHRDVSGNGLGMTIVEKLAAANGGRLLLREAQPHGLAAFLEFPRVPESQGPAARGQEAPHA; encoded by the coding sequence GTGAAGCTCCGCGTCCTCGGGATCCTGAGCGTCCTTTCCATCCTCCTGGTGCTCATCGCCTCCAATGCCCTCCTGGCCTCCGCCAGCCGGGAACTCACCCAGGAACTCCAGATCAACAGGGCAACTGCCCTCAACAGGCTGGCGCAGGTGGCGTTCGACGCCGGTACGGAGGGAGGTGACTCCACCCAACTGCAGGCCGAAATGGACAGGTACTCCGAGCTCTATGCGGAAGGAGTCCTGATCCGGCTCCAGCAGGGCACCCTGCGCTCCGGTGGCCTGAGCGAGGACCGGGCAGATGTGCGGAATGCCCTGGCCAGGGCCAGCCTGAACCTGAATGACACCACCTTGGCGCCGCTGCAACCGTTCGGCACAGGCTCCGAGGTGATCTCCCGCTCGTTTGGAAGCGCCAGCCAGGTGCTCGGCGCGGCCGTCCTGGAAGTCAACCAGGACGCTGCCCGGCAGAAACTCCGCGAACGGTGGCTCGGCGTCGGACTGGCCGCGGCGGCCCTCACGGCGATGCTCCTCATCGGCGCGGCCCGGGTGACCCGCTGGGTGCTGCGCCCGGTCCACCGCCTCAACGCCGCCGTCGCCGAACTTGAAACCACCGGCAGGAGCAGCCGGCTGCCGGAAGAAGGGCCGCCGGAGCTGCGGGAACTGAGCCGTTCGTTCACGGCGATGGCACAAAGCGTCAGCGACAGCATCGAAGCGCAGCGCCAGCTCATTGCGGACACCTCCCACGAACTGCGCAACCCAGTCGGCGCCCTGCGGCTGCGCGTCGATTTGCTGCGGCTGGAACTGGAAACCGACCGGGAAAAGGCCGCCGCATCCGCCGTCGAGACTGAACTCGAAAGGGTGGAGGAGATCCTCGACGGCGTCCTCAGGCTCGCCGCCGCAGAGCACCGGGCCTTCGAGGGCTCCGCCGGCACACCCGGTGGCGCGCCTTCCCGGCGGCACCGGCCGCCCATTGATCCGGTCCCTGTCCTGCAGGAAGAGGCCGAACGGGCAGGACCTGCCGCGCGCCGCGCCGGCGCCTTCATCGACTTCGGCAAGCCACCCGGGCAGCCGGCGCTGATTGCCTGCGACGCGGGGGACCTGGCGCAGATGGCCGGGGAACTGCTGAACAACGCGATCAAATATGCCGGCCGGGCACGGATATCAGTTGCCGTCCGTGTACGCGGCGCCGCCGTGGTGATCGAAGTGTTCGACGACGGGCCAGGGCTTTCGTCCGAGGAGAGGACAGCAGCCACACAGCGCTTTTGGCGCTCACCGAAGCACCGGGACGTGAGCGGCAACGGCCTTGGCATGACCATCGTCGAGAAGCTGGCGGCAGCCAACGGCGGACGCCTGCTGCTCCGAGAGGCACAGCCGCACGGCCTGGCGGCGTTCCTCGAATTTCCCCGGGTCCCTGAAAGCCAAGGCCCTGCAGCCAGGGGACAGGAGGCGCCGCATGCCTGA
- a CDS encoding hydroxymethylpyrimidine/phosphomethylpyrimidine kinase, with protein MTSVSVDAPQSAAAPAVVLTIAGSEATGGAGAQADLKTFQELGVFGIANLTCIVSFNPNDSWNHRFVPVDQQVIADQLEATTAAYGPSSASSVPGRPVLDTVKIGMLGSPATIATVAGALAASQFDNVVLDPVLICKGQEPGHALDTDQALKAQILPLATFVTPNHFEAESLSGLDITDVESLKAAAIRIHELSGAAVLAKGGVRLEGPDAVDVFYDGETLEVLRAPKVGEVAVSGAGCSLAAAVTAELAKGATPLEAARTAKQFVTAGIRNRVASGAPFDALWQGGAR; from the coding sequence ATGACTTCCGTTTCCGTTGACGCACCCCAGTCCGCCGCAGCTCCCGCAGTTGTCCTGACCATTGCAGGGTCCGAGGCCACCGGCGGCGCCGGCGCCCAGGCGGACCTGAAAACCTTCCAGGAGCTCGGTGTCTTCGGTATCGCCAACCTCACCTGCATCGTCTCGTTCAACCCGAACGACAGCTGGAACCACCGCTTCGTGCCGGTGGACCAGCAGGTGATCGCTGACCAGCTGGAAGCGACGACGGCGGCATACGGTCCGTCGTCCGCTTCTTCGGTGCCCGGCCGTCCGGTGCTGGACACGGTGAAGATCGGCATGCTGGGCAGCCCCGCCACCATCGCCACGGTTGCCGGCGCCCTGGCCGCCAGCCAGTTCGACAACGTGGTCCTGGACCCGGTGCTGATCTGCAAGGGCCAGGAGCCCGGCCACGCCCTGGACACGGACCAGGCCCTGAAGGCGCAGATCCTGCCGCTGGCCACGTTCGTCACACCGAACCACTTCGAGGCCGAGTCGCTGTCCGGCCTGGACATTACGGATGTCGAGTCCCTGAAGGCCGCCGCCATCCGCATCCACGAGCTCAGCGGCGCCGCAGTACTCGCCAAGGGCGGGGTGCGGCTGGAAGGCCCGGACGCCGTCGACGTCTTCTATGACGGCGAGACCCTTGAGGTACTGCGCGCGCCCAAGGTGGGCGAGGTGGCGGTTTCGGGTGCCGGCTGCTCGCTGGCCGCGGCCGTGACGGCGGAACTCGCGAAGGGCGCCACCCCGCTGGAGGCTGCCCGGACGGCCAAGCAGTTCGTCACCGCGGGCATCCGCAACCGCGTGGCCTCGGGCGCCCCCTTCGACGCCCTCTGGCAGGGCGGCGCCCGCTGA